The following DNA comes from Enterocloster bolteae.
TCCGATTGCATCTCCTTTTTTCAGGGGTCTGCCCTGGTAACCGCCGATACCATTCTTCACAAGGGTGGATCTGCTTCCCATCACCACAGGAATATCCAGTCCCCCGGCTGCCGCCAGGTAGGTCCGGCAGCCGCCGGAAACAGACTGCATCCTGAGTACATCTCCAGCTCCTACCGGAAACGCCCGGTACATACATACAGGAGCCTCATTCAGCAGGGGGGACATGTCCGCCCCGGTAAGCGCTATGACAGCCGGCCCGGTAAACCGTATTTCCGCCCCCATAATCGTCATTTCCAGTTCTGCCTCGCCTATATCGTTGCCAACCAGGAGATTGGCTATATGAAATGATCTCCTATCCATGGGGCCGGCCGGTGATACTCCAAACTGTTCATATCCAAATCTTCCCTCGTCCTGCACCGTTGTGTAGATACCCGGATTCACAATCACCATACCCATAAGCTATGCCTCCTTTTCATAGGTCCGGCAGACATAGATTCCGGCGTCAGCCTGGGACTTGATATCCTCATATTGGGCCCTGCTCACGGGAATATGGCGAATCCATTGCCCTGCTCTGAGCAGGAAAGGATTCTCCTTCCTGTAGTCGCACACCTTTATGGGGGTCATGCCTATGATATTCCAGCCGCAGGGCTGGTCAAAGGGTATAATATCGCTGAGCCCCTGCTGTACCACCACGCTTCCCCCTGCTATGCGTACCCTTGGACTCTCCCTCCGCCTGAAGGAAAAAGGGTGCTCAAACCTGGCTGTATAGGGATGACCCGGAGCAAATCCCAGCATATACACAAAGTAATCGCTCTGACTGTGAATCTTTATGATTTCATCCACTGTCTTTTTCTCAATCCTGGCTATCTCCCCGATATCCTCCCCTTCATAGAGAACCGGTATTTCTGTTATGACCGGCTTGGGCAGGGCAATTTCCCCCGCATCGCCGGTCCATTCCTCCACAAGGCGCTCCAGCTCATTGTATGGTATCTTTAAGGGGTCGTAGTGAATCAGCAGGGAACGGTATGACGGAACCAGTTCTCTTATGCCGGGGACATGTTCCCCCTCAATCCGGTACTTAAGCGCAATGACTTTTCTGTTCGTCTCAATAGATATTTCATTCTCAAATTCAACTGTAACCGCACAGTCACCGCATAACCGCAACACAGCACCACTCATAGCCTCACTGCTCCTATTTCTAAATCAATGCAGCTGTTCTAGCCTGCACAGCCTCAAATCAGTCCACGTACTCCACACCTATGCTTTCAAGTTTCGCGTCCACCCAGTCGCGGTTTAATCCGGTTCCGGCTGCAATGCCCGCAAACTGCTTTGTCTCATCCTGGCTCACTTTCTTTGCTCTTTCCGCCAGCTCGGCAGCTTCCTCAGGCTTTATGACCAGCAGGCCGTCCCCGTCGCCTACCAGAATATCCCCGGGACAGATGACCTGGTTTCCGCAGGATACCGGAAAATTGATTTCACCCGGCCCGTTCTTATAGGGTCCATTGGGGGTCACGCCTTTTGCATACACCGGGAAATCCGTTATCTGTCCGATTTCCACGCTGTCCCGGATACACCCGTCCACCACAAAACCTGCCAGCCCCTTGGACATAGCGTACCGCGTCATAATTTCACCGCACAGAGACCTGCTCTGGCTGCCAAATGTGGCTATCACCAGCACATCTCCCGGCTTTGCCATATCCAGTGCCTTATGAAACATCAGGTTATCCCCCGCCGGAGCCTTCACCGTAAACGCAGTTCCCAGAAGCCTGGCTTTATTCATGGGCTTCAGCTGGGAATCCACAGCTGCTGTCCGGTTCATGCAGTCGTCAATATTAGCCACCGGAATGTCCTTAAAGGCCTCAACCAATTTCCTGTCCGGCCTCTCGAATTCTTTTCTGATCCTGCACCCTACATTTGCCATATACATTCTCCTTCTCTCCATCATTTTGTAGATCTTAAACTTGTTTCTGACCATAGGATAGCACACATAATAATAATTGAAAAATGAATAATATTAGTATATAATATTAACTAAATTTATATTTAAGGAGCTGCTTATGGACCTTTCTGAAATCGAAACCTTCCTCACCATTGTGAATACAAAAAGCATCACAAAAACAGCGGATATCCTGTTTCTAAGCCAGCCCACCGTAAGCCACAGGCTAAAGGCCCTTGAAAAGGAGCTGGGCTTCCCGCTGATTGTCCGGAAAAAGGGGTTTAAAAACGTTGAGCTCACCTCCAAAGGCAGCGAGTTTGTATCCATCGCCGAGCGGTACATATCCCTGTGGAAGGAAACCCAGGTACTGGCCCAGGACAGAGACAGCACTCTTTTGTCCATCGGATGCACGGACAGTCTGAACATCGCCCTGTTTGCAGGCTTCTACCGGCAGATGGAGGCCTCCGGCTGTCCCATTGATCTGGACATCCATACCCACCAGTCCTCGGAGCTCTACAGCATACTGGACCGCCACGACATCGACATTGGTTTTGTATATTACCACCTGCACTATAAGAACATCCTTTCAGAGCGCATCTATCAGGAACGCCTGTATCTGGTGCAGTCAGACGAACCCGCCATATGCAAATCACTGATCCACACCGAGGAACTGGACCCATCCCTGGAATTATTTCTGAACTGGGATGCCAACTTCCAGATCTGGCACGACCAATGGCTGACCGGATACTCCAGGCCGCGGATTATCGTAGATACCATCACCCTCCTCAATCATGTGTGGACGGATAAGAAAAGCTGGATGATCGCCCCGGAATCCGTGATTAACGAACTGTATCATTACAGACGCCTCTATGTCAGCGAACTGAAAAATCCGCCTCCGGACAGGGTGTGTTACAAAATCAAGCACCGCTTCCCCAGCTCCGCCACCCAGACAGCCGTCGCATACTTTGAGCAGGCCCTGGGAAACTACCTATGCCAGGTCAAATCCTCTCTCCGCATCGGAGAGATATGGGGCGCTGATATATAAACTTTTTCTATATTATACATTTAAATAATTCATTAGAAATATATTTAATTTCCGTATATAATCCAATTATCAGCAAACGATTCACAGATGATTGGAGGGTTTATATATGCTTACAACTGCCGAACGTATGGAACACATGCCGTTTTCCGGAATAAGAGTGGTGATGGAAAAAGCAACTCAGATGGACGCCCGCGGGGAACATGTCATCCATCTGGAACTGGGACGTCCTGATTTTGACACGCCTCAGGTAATCAAGGAAGCCGCCTATAAGAGCCTGGAAAAGGGAAATGTATTTTACACCTCAAATTACGGCTCCATGGAACTGCGTACCGCTGTTGCCGAAAAGCTCAGGGTAGAAAACAACATTCATTATGATCCCTCAGAAATCCTGATTACCGTGGGCGTAGGCGAGGGAACCTTTAATGCCTTCGGGGCTTACCTGGAAGAAGGAGACGAGGTCCTGATTCCTGACCCTGTATGGTTAAATTACATCCATGTGCCTGAATACTTTGGCGCCAAGGCAGTACCCTATACTCTGAAGCAGGAAAATGACTATCAGATTGACATGGAAGAACTGGAGAGCAAAATCACAGACCGGACAAAAATGGTTGTCATTATCTCCCCCAATAATCCCACCGGAGGCGTACTGGAAAGGGAAACACTGGAGAAACTGGCCAACATCGCCATCCGTCACGATCTGTATGTCATATCCGATGAGATATACGAGAAGCTGATATTTGACGGTGAAAAACACATAAGCATTGCATCTCTTCCGGGAATGAAGGAACGTACCATAACCCTGAACGGCTTTTCCAAAGCATACTCCATGACAGGATGGCGCCTGGGTTATATGGCAGCTCCAAAGGATATCATCTCTGCATCTGTCCGGCTTCACCAGCACATCAATACCTGTGCGTCCTCCTTTGTGCAGGAAGCAGGCATCACTGCCCTTAAGCAGGCCGGGCCTGACGTACAGAAAATGCTGGCCGAGTATCAGAGACGGCGGGACTATGTGGTGGAAGCCATCAACCAGATTGACGGGTTAAGCTGCAATAAACCCAAAGGAGCATTTTATCTCTTTATCAACATCAAAGAGTTAGGTAAGAGCGCCATGGAAATGGCAGAGTACTTCCTGGAGGAGGCAAAAGTGGCCATGGTTCCCGGAACTGCCTTCGGAGCAGCCGGGGAGGGGTATCTGCGCCTGTCCTATGCAAGCAGCTATGAAAATCTGGCAGAAGCCTGCGCGCGCATTAAGGCTGCCGTGGAAAAACTACGCAGCAAATAAAAACAAACGGAACAGGGACAGCGGGGACATCAGCTGTTTCCTGTTTCCTTTATATATGCGTCCTCGGCCTCAGGATACAGAATGCGGATTTGGTACTCCTCCAACAGCTCCATCCACTCATCCGCCGGCCGTCGGTCCGTGACCAGTATGTCAATCTGCTGGAAACTGCAATACTTCACAAATGACGTCCTGTCAAACTTCGTATGGTCTGCCATCATAATGGTTTTCTGCCCTCTCGAAATCATAAGCTGCTTTATTTCCGTCTCCCCTTCCCTGGAGTCATACGCGCCCTCGTCCAGCTTCAATCCCTTGCAGCTGGTCAGGACAAAATCCACATGATAGTTCATGATAGTGGTTCTGGCTATGATTCCCTGCAGGGAGCAGGATACCCTGTTGTTGGCGCCTCCGGTAGACATAATGTTAAGGCCTGACTGATTCAGGGAGCTTAAGACCGGGATGGAATTGGTGAGCACCGTAATATCATCCCGGTCCGCCATCAGGGTAAGTGCCTCCATCACAGTGGAGCTGGCATCGGCAAAAAGCGTTGCCTGCATGGGGATGATGGATGCCACAATCTGCGCAATCTTTTTCTTCTCTTCCACGTTTGTCCTGCTTCTGTGTGTATACCCCAATCTGTCAAACATATTCTCCACCTTCAGCACCGCCCCTCCATGGGTCCGCGTAATAAGACCTTCCAGCTCCAGCCTCTCCAAATCACGGCGTATGGTTTCTTCCGTCACGTCAAATCTCTGGCTCAGCTCAGTCACCTTTACCTTTTTCTCAGTCTTGACAATCCCTCTCAGGTGGTCCAGCCTGTCTTTTAACACCATTGTCATACACACCTTTCATTATGAATATCCGGCTGCCAGTACAGCGCTGCATGAGTTCCTGCAGCGCTGTACCAGGATATCCCGAATGCCGGATACCATAAATACATATTAAAATCCTAAAAGTTCCATCTTTTTTCTGACCACCTGTTTTTCGTCCTCCAACGGCCGCTTCAGAAGGTCTATATAAATATAATCATTGGGCCGTTCTTCCAGTTCTGCTCTCAGCCCCTTGTCAAACGCCACCCTGAGCGCTGTTCCAATATTGACCTTGCACACATGGTAGCCGCGCATCTTAACCAGCTGGCTGTCCGGAAGTCCGGTAGAACCGTGAATCACAAGAGGCACCTTTACTTCATTCTGAATGCTCTCCAAAAGGTCATACTGTATATTGGCGGTCTGTGTGCGCATCATATGGGTGGTTCCCACTGACACGGCCAGACAGCCGCATCCCGAAGCGTCTGCGAAAGCAGCGGCTTCTTTGGGGTCTGTCAGCTGGTCCTTATGGCTGTCCCTTCCCAGATAGGCCACGGATCCGATTTCTGCTTCCACGGACGCGCCGTAACGCTCTGCCCGCTTTACCACTTCATTGGTAATACGCACATTATCCTCAAAAGGGAGCTGGGAGCCGTCAAACATAACTGAAGAAAAACCGGCATCCAGGGCTTTCCAGATAGGCTCTACCATATTGGCATGGTCCAGATGCAGGACCACCTCTGCCGTTGACCTGCGGGCCATTTCCCCGGCAATCATACCCCAATAATCATATCCCATGAATTCTGCCACCACAGGACTAATCTGCAGAATGACGGGGGCATTCATCTCCTCGGCCGCCTCTATCAGGACCTTTGTATCCGGAAAAAGGGCAAGATTAAAGGCGCCTACCGCTGCATCGGCATTTATATACTTGGGTAATACTTCGTCTAACGTCTTCAGCATAGTCTGTTACCCCTTATCTTTCATTCCAGGCAGGCATAGGAAGAACCGGTTCAATGGCAGCATAGTCTGAAGGATACACGGTCTGATACTTTCCGTCCCGCATCTGCAGTACAAATGCATTGGCAGAGGTGTTCTGGCCGTATTCATCCATGGTGATTGCATTCCACGGAATAGGCAGTGTGGATGTATCCACTTCCAGGTTCCTCAGAGCCTCATTCAGCGCCTCAGGCTCTGTGGTTCCGGCCTGGTTGATGCCCAGGGCAATGAGAAGTACGTTAATCATGTCCTTACAGTGGCCCTCGCTTAAATCCGCGCCGTCTGGCGTGTACTGCTTATACAGTTCAATCAGCTGTTTGCTTGTATCTGTATCAATGTCGGCCGACCATCCGCCTGTGGTATAAATAAATTCCGTATCCTTGCCCATTGCATCCAGGAAGTCTGTCTGCACAAATCCGCCGCGCTGTCCCAACAGCATCTTAGGAACATAATTCTGCTCCTTGAATGTCTTCAGATAAAGGATTGCATCAGAAGCATAGGAGGACATCATGATTACATCCGGATTGGCTGCCTTTATTTTCATTACCTCGGATGAAACGTTGGTTGCTGAGGAGGAATAGGTAATATTCTCAACCACCTCAATACCGTACTCCTCAGCCATCCTCTCTTCCTCAATCCTTATATTAGCTCCGAACTCTGTATCTTCAGAAACAAGAGCCACTGTCATAAGGCCTGCATCCTGCTCTTCATTCAGCTGTTTGATAAATTCAAAGGAATCGCGGATATAATATGTATCATTGGGGCCAAACCTGAAATACCATTCAAGCCCTGTCTCCGGGGTTGTCAGGGAAGGCGATGAACCTGCTGTCAGAAGCGGGATACCATAGGTTTCAGTTACAACAGCCACTGCCTTGGTGATAGCGCTGGTATACTGTCCTGTCAGTGCCACAATCCCCTCTTCTGTAATCAAACGCTTTGCCTCTGAGGTGGCTGTGGTGGGATCTCCCTTGGAATCGGCAAACACAAGCTCAATCTTAGCACCGTTAAGGGCGGGAATTCCGGCTGTCTTTGCCAGGGCCATTGCCATTTCAGGATGCTCCTCGTTGATTACATCTGCAATCATCTGCCCGGCCGCCTTGCACTGGGCACCGTAGGTTGCATTGTTGCCGGAAAGAGGTGTAAGGAATCCGACTTTAATCACAGCCGGTGCGTCGGCACCCTCTGCCTGTGCCGTGGTGCTTTCCCCGGTGGAACCCGCCGGTGCCGCAGACGATTCCTTCTCCTGAGAGGATGCTGCCTGGGTACTGCCCCCGGAACCTCCGCAACCTGCTAATCCCAATACCATGGTGACTGCTAATGCTGCTGCTAAAAACTTCTTGTACATTCGTATAACCTCCCGTTTTTTATAATTTTCTTATATGAAGACGCCGGCTTCCTGTAATACCCCATTCAGGCACAGCGCTGCTTCCCGTACTGCTTCCTCCAATTTCATGGTTTCATAACGTTCTGTGGTGGGAGCCATGGGTTCCACGATGACAGGTCCTTCATAACCCTTCTCATGAAACGCCCTTACAATAGCTGTGGAATCAATGATTCCCCACTGGTTTGGCATGGCCCTCTCCCGGTCCTCCTGCTGGTCCGGTCCCCTTCCCGGGTACGCATCATCCAGGTGCAGGTTTACCACCCGCTCCATATTGTTCAGATATAGATACAGGTCATCCTTCCTGGCACCTGATGTATACCAGTGAATACAGTCAAATACAAAACCGATTTCGCGGCTCACACTGTCCGCCAGGGCCATGGTGCCGCTGATAGTCCGTATGAATGGGTACCTGAACTTACTGCACACGGTCCTTGCTCCCATAAATTCCAGGCCATACTGGAATCCGTTTTCCTTCATAATGTGATAAATCCTCTGAAGGCGGTTGCGATGCCACTCAAAGTTTTCCTCGAAGTCACGTTCATCTGCTCCGGGCCAGAAATGATTATATGCCCTGCTGCACCCAGCGGCTCTGGCCCGTTCAAGCCACCTGGCCCACTGTTCCAGCGCCTTGTCAAATTCTTCATCCCCCGCCCGGAACATGTCGCAGGGTCCCATCATCAATCCCCACTTCATTCCCCGGCTCTCCAGCACCTTTCCTGCCTCTCTCGCCTTTTCCACACTTCCAAATGCATGGGCCGGGACTTCGATGCCTCCAAATCCGCACTTGCCGGCTGCCGCAAGCAAATCTTCATAGGGATGATGGTTCAGTCCCATAGTCCTGGGGTTTAAATTTGTATACATCATATTCCCACCTGCTTATAACTCTAATTCTCTTCCCAACAGACGGTATATTTCTGTCTCAGGGATATCCACCGGTTCCCCAATCTGCCTTGCAATGCACATAACCCTTGCAAATTTTTCGGCTGCCACCACCCGCTGGCATGCCAGGGCCAGATTGGAGGCAATGCTCAAAACACCGTGGTTGGCCATCAGCACCAGGTTTCTGTGAAGCAGATAGGGCCTTGCATTCTCAATAATTTCATCTGATCCAGGCATTCCGTAAGGAGCCACCGGAATATCCTTAAAATGAAACAGAAGCTCCGGATGGCACTTGAAGTCCAGCGGCACATGGGTTACTGCATGGGCGGTCAGATAGGGAGCGTGACAGTGTATGACACCGTGAAGCCCTTCCTTCACCGTATAAGCGCCCCGGTGCATCTTTGTCTCAGAAGACGGTCTTCCGCCCCATAACTTCTCCCCGGTGCTCTCGTCAAACACGCAGATATTGTCATGGGTAAGCTTTTTCTTACTGGTCCTTCCTGGCGTTATGTAAAGCAGATCCCCGTCCTTAATGGAAAGGTTTCCCTCAAATGTATTAACCAGCCCCATATCTTCCATGGAAGCTCCTATCTCCATGATTTCATCCATTATTTCTGTCTTAATTCTACTGTCCATCATTCTTTCCTCCTCGTTATGAGCACTTGGCGTCTGTCCTTTAGACGCTTAGTGCGATACATGCCACTGGCGCTTAGCGGGTGTCCTCCGGCCGCTTAGCGCAGCGGCCGTTATGAGCACTTGGCGTCTGTCCTTCAGACGCTTACGTGCGATACATGCCCAAACCTCTGTGTTCCAAATACTCCAGCCATTCATCCCAACGGCTCAAATGGCTGCTTTCATAAACAACAGGTTCCCAGGTGGCGGACGCAATCTGTTCCAGCTCCCATAAGGTTTTTGCCTCGCCTGCCGCATAAAGCTGCATCAGAAGATTCCCTCCGACAGAAGCTAACGGGCTTCCTGCCACCACCGGAATACCGGCTGCGTCCGCAAACATCTGCATCAGCAGCCTGTTTCTCACTCCCCCGTTAACCGCCACCAGCTCCCGGTAGGTTTCCCCTGTGATACGTGATAATCTCCTGATATTCCACTTCAGATACAGGGCATAGCTCTCAAACAGACATCTGCTGGTATCCCCAATGCCCTCCACGCACTTCTGTCCTGTCTCCAGGCAGTACTCCCTGATGGTTTCCGGAAGATTATCCCCCGACACCCGGAACCTGTCGTCGCTTATATCAATAAAAGTCCGGTTGTCTCTTACCTTTTCTGCTGCCGCGCAAACTGCCTCATAATCCAGCCGAGGCACCTGTTTCCTCCACTGCTCCATGCAGCGCTCCAATATCCAGAATCCCGGAAAATCCTTGCACAGGGAATAGGTTCCTCCAACTCCCCGCATATTTTTAAACCGGTCATGAAAGCTTTCCCGGTTTACCACAGGCGCTTTCACTCTGGCTCCAAAGATAAAGGATGTACCCAGGCTGACAAATACCTTTGTCTTATCAAGTCCGGGAGCAGCCATGAGTGCCGACTCTGTGTCATGTCCCGCAACGCTGATCACGGGAACGCCTTCTATGCCGGCCCCCGCCGCAAAGGACCGCGTTATGCTACCATTGGGCCTTCCCGGTTCCGACAGGGGGCCAAACAGCTTCTCTGGTATGCCAAGCTTTCTGAACACCTCATAATTCCACTGTCTCCCATCCTGTTCCAGCAGATACAGAACAGATGCTATGGTTCTCTCTACGGAAGCCTGGCCTGTAATCAGATATTCCAGCAGGCTGGACAAAGGAAGAAAACGCTCTCCTCTCATGATGTTCGGCGAACAGTCCAGTACGTCCCGGTAGAGATGAAACAAGGCCCTGGTCTTTACCGGGTAATTCCCCATCTGCTCATACAACTGCCAATCCGTAAAGCAACGGTGAACCTGGTCCATGATTCCGTCAATTCTCCGGTCCCGGTAGTGATACGGCTCCTGAATCAGTTTTCCCTCAGCGTCCAGTATGCCGTATCCGTTTCCATAGGTATCAATTCCCAGGGAGACAAAACGCCCGTTCTCTCCAAGCCACCCCAGCCCGTCCCTTATGGTCTTAAGCATGTGCCCTATGTCGGCAAACTCATGGCCGTCCTTCACCTTTGGGAGGTTTGGCTCTGAATATGTATCCACTATCCGCAGCTTCCTGCCGTCATACACGGCAGCTGCCATTTTGATTCCTGTGGCCCCGATATCGGCTGCCGCATACAAGGACTCTTTCATATGCCTTCCTCCTGCGGTATAACCTGCCCGGATATAGCTTCCCGCGCTCCAGCCCTCCGGGTAACAGCTCTCTTTAGCATCATCCGCCCAGATACGCCCGCTTTACATCCTCGTTGCTCAGCAGATCCTCTCCTCTGCCCTCGATGACAGATTCCCCATTCTGTATAACAAAGGCATAATCACACAGGGCCAGCGTGTCCACTGCGTTTTGTTCCACTATGATTACCGTAATTCCAATAGCCGCTATCTCTTTTACAAACTTGAATATTTCCTGTACCAGCTTGTGCATCAGACCCAGAGATGGTTCATCCAGTATAAGCAGCTTTGGGTCTGACATGAGGCCTCTGGCAATTGCCACCATCTGCTGTTCACCTCCGGAGAGAGTGCTGGCAGTCTGCTTTTTTCTCTCCTCCACCCTTGGGAACAGTTCATATACCAGCTTCAGGCGCTCCTGTATGGCTTTTTTGTCCTGGTTCAGATAGGCGCCCATCAACAGGTTATCCTCCACCGTCATACCCCCAAACAGCATCCTTCCTTCAGGCACCATCGCGATTCCCTTGCTGACCAGTTTAAAAGGCGGCATACCCGTGATGTCCTCTCCTTTGTAGCGTATGATGCCGCTCATGGGCTTGATAGTACCTGTAATGGCCCTGAGGGTGGTGGTTTTGCCTGAACCGTTAGAACCAAGGATGGCCAGGATTTCGCCCTCGCGTACACTGAAGGACACATCGTGCACTACGGCCATGCCGTTATATCCCGCCTGCAGGTCAACTACTTCCAATAACTTCTCATCACTCATCCTTCTTTGCTCCTCCTCCCAGGTATGCATTGATTACTTCCTGATTCGATGTAACCTCATCCGGTGAGCCTACCACTAATACCTTGCCCGATACCAGAACCACCACCCGTCTGGATACATTCATAACCACGTCCATATTATGCTCAATGGTCAATATGGCGACACCCATAGTGTTAATTTTCTTAATCAGATTGACTGCATCCTTGCGCTCCGTGGCCGTCAGTCCTGCCATGGTCTCATCCAGCAAAAGCAGCTCGGGGTCCGTGGCCATGGCCCTGGCAATCTCCAGACGCTTCTTCTGGGGCACATTCAGCTTGCCGGCATATACATATTTCATATCCAGCATCCCGCACAGCTCCAGAATCTGGTCCACATGCTTCATGGCCTCCTCTATGTTATGGCGCTTGCACAGGGCGCCCACCAGAACATTTTCGTAAACCATCATATCGTTTAAGGACTGGGGAATCTGGAATGTCCTTCCGATTCCCAGTTTACATATGTCGTAAGGCTTCATGCTGGTGATGTCCTTACCCTTAAAAAATACATTTCCTTCTGTCAGGGTGTGGGCACCGCTGATGGAGTTAAACAGTGTGGTCTTACCGGCCCCATTGGGTCCCACCACGCCCACAATCTCGCCTTCTTCCACGTCAAAGGTAACCGCCTCATTTGCCACAAGCCCCCCAAAACGTTTGGTAGCATTTTTAATCTCTAATATTTTTCCCATATTCAGCCTCCTGCCACACTGCTCTTTTTCTTATTCTTGAAGTAAGAGACAATCCGCTCATACCTTCCCTCTAATATAGAAAGGATACCTCCCGGAATAAAGAGAACAATCAGGATAACCAGCGTTCCGTAAAGAATCATGTCCAGTCCTCCGTATTGTCCCAGGTACACCCTGGAATACTCCGATATGCTGGTGAGCACAATTGCTCCCAGAACCGGTCCCAGGACAGTACCCACGCCTCCCATAACAGCTGTAAGCACAATCATCATCGAGACATTGAGAGTCATAAGCATGGACGGGTCTATGTATAAAATAAACTGTGCGTATAAGCTTCCGCCAATACTTACGATAGCCGCGCTGAGCATATAAGCCCTGATTTTATAGGATGCAGCATTGATTCCAACGCTTTCCGCCGCCATCTCGTTTCCTTTTATGGTGCGCAGATAATAGAAAAATTTAGATTTATCCAGGCATTTAATAAGAACCAGAACAGCCACGGTAAAGATGAGGAACACATAATAATAGTTAAGGGGATTTTTAAACTGCATGAAGGCCCATTCATTCACACCTTTTGAATAAATATAGACTCCGGTGGCTCCCCCGCACCATTTCCAGTTGATGAATATGATTCTGGTACATTCCGCCAGAGCCATGGTGGATATGGCAAATACATGTCCCTTCAGCCTCAGGAGAGGTTTTCCCACTATAAATGCAATGAGCATGGAAATACCAACTCCAATCCATATGGAAATCCATGGGCTGATTTTGAAATAGGATACGGCAAGCCCCACCGTATAAGCTCCTATGCCATAGAACAGGCTGTGTCCGTTGGAAACCTGTCCGCAATATCCGCCGATTACGTTCCAGCCCATACCCACAATTGCCCAGACCAGAATCAGGGACAACAGGTTCCACACAAATCGGATTCTAACCACCTGCGGGAAAATGACTGCTGCCAGCACTCCGATTCCCAATCCTATGAACCACCTCTTATTATCACGCAATGTCTTTTTCATATTTATTTACCTCCAAACAGCCCTTTAGGTTTGAACTGAACCAGCAGCAGGAACACCACGCAGATACCCACATACTTAAACGCCGTGTTCATGTAGACGCCTGTGAAGGAATCAGCCAGCCCCATAATAAGTCCTCCAAAGAAGGCGCCCGGTATGCTTCCAAAACCTCCCATTACAACGGCGATGAATCCGAACAGCTGGAAATTGGCTCCCACATTGGGATAAATGTAGTAGAAATAGGTCAGTGCACATCCTGCTGCTCCTGCTATGGCCGCTGATAAACCAAATGCAAGTGCGTATGTCTTTTCCGGGTTGATTCCCACCAAGCCGGCAGCTGTCTTGTTCATGGATGTTGCGCGGATGGCCTTTCCGGTACGTGTCTTGTTGAGGAACAGGAACATAAAACCCGCCACACAGACAGAGATGACAAAGGGTACGATTTTCTGTTTGCTCAGCACCATGAAGCCTAAATCAATGGACCCGCTGATAGCCACCTCAGGTATGGTCTTAAAATCACCGCTGAACAGCAGAAGGGCCAGATTCACCAGCACCATGCTCAGAGCAAATGTAATCAGACGCTGCGAGAGGACTGGTCCCCTAAGCGCCCTGGCAATAATCAGCTTATACACGATAAAGCCAATGCCAAACATGATTGCCATACAAATAGGAAGGGATACGATTGGGTCAAGTCCGAAATACAGATTAAGATAAAAG
Coding sequences within:
- a CDS encoding branched-chain amino acid ABC transporter permease encodes the protein MKKTLRDNKRWFIGLGIGVLAAVIFPQVVRIRFVWNLLSLILVWAIVGMGWNVIGGYCGQVSNGHSLFYGIGAYTVGLAVSYFKISPWISIWIGVGISMLIAFIVGKPLLRLKGHVFAISTMALAECTRIIFINWKWCGGATGVYIYSKGVNEWAFMQFKNPLNYYYVFLIFTVAVLVLIKCLDKSKFFYYLRTIKGNEMAAESVGINAASYKIRAYMLSAAIVSIGGSLYAQFILYIDPSMLMTLNVSMMIVLTAVMGGVGTVLGPVLGAIVLTSISEYSRVYLGQYGGLDMILYGTLVILIVLFIPGGILSILEGRYERIVSYFKNKKKSSVAGG
- a CDS encoding branched-chain amino acid ABC transporter permease — encoded protein: MSMFMQALFEGIINGSTLALVAMGIALVWGVMGILSFTQGEFLMIAMFCSFYLNLYFGLDPIVSLPICMAIMFGIGFIVYKLIIARALRGPVLSQRLITFALSMVLVNLALLLFSGDFKTIPEVAISGSIDLGFMVLSKQKIVPFVISVCVAGFMFLFLNKTRTGKAIRATSMNKTAAGLVGINPEKTYALAFGLSAAIAGAAGCALTYFYYIYPNVGANFQLFGFIAVVMGGFGSIPGAFFGGLIMGLADSFTGVYMNTAFKYVGICVVFLLLVQFKPKGLFGGK